From Fibrobacter sp. UWR2, the proteins below share one genomic window:
- a CDS encoding FeoA family protein, which translates to MSCNCGCGGKSHTKKWSTEPKFSELKKGDKVEIVGYNEGDSAYKSKLLSMGLVRGVQIEVLQAAPLGDPIEVAVLSYRLSLRKEEANVLKLRRV; encoded by the coding sequence ATGAGCTGTAATTGTGGTTGCGGCGGCAAGTCGCATACGAAAAAATGGAGTACCGAGCCCAAGTTCTCGGAACTCAAGAAGGGCGACAAGGTAGAGATCGTCGGTTATAACGAGGGCGATTCTGCTTATAAGTCCAAGTTGCTTTCGATGGGCCTTGTGCGTGGCGTGCAGATTGAAGTCTTGCAGGCGGCCCCGCTTGGCGACCCGATTGAAGTGGCGGTGCTTTCTTATAGACTCTCGCTCCGCAAAGAAGAAGCCAACGTTCTCAAGCTGAGGAGGGTATAA
- a CDS encoding GLUG motif-containing protein: protein MVEILKKTIAFFYSFVAMALAAPHIWDGSADVSWYEDGAQTYNLTTPEQLAGLAKLVNNGTSDFSGKTISLGANIFLNDTVGAGIETWYENAHRNWVPIGTINHPFKGEFDGLAGKNNHKIYGLYIKSTSYHVGLFGYTSVAKISNIDILIGNISSEDDDVGTCVGYALMGSITNVHAEGIKVRGVDYVGGLTGDFSGKIKNSSFVGNVTGRNNIGGIAGRAVRPISKCYSSGIIDGEGNYVGGIAGSAAGIDSVYHTDGIVRGQRYVGGLVGNSSGSVLNSYSKGNILGTGEYVGGLAGYVNGNVSNSHSEGNVAGLGNYVGGLVGLLYISYSNSQSVSWDIARDSYSIGNVKGENYVGGLIGLDSVYRNARNDYALTRKINGVSVMGTIEGKNYVGGIVGKMSYGYSDSSFSSNFYSEIDSCHHANGEVVGVGYVGGLLGYTYGSISNSYSEGNVKGLSNYVGGLIGYGTDVQKSYVEGSVESDSSYVGGITGYASGTIDSSSHIGGPVKGFGFVGGLTGSAKTILNSFSEGNVFGRGDYVGGLVGFVEGIQKSYVKGAVESDSSYVGGLAGYVTGTNDSNYHIGGNVRGFSYVGGLLGYATNGVFNSHSEGNVTGLGNYVGGLLGYVASDVFNSHSEGNVTGLGNYVGGLIGLHYCLYEGFEPQTWRIAPNSYSVGNVKGGDYVGGLIGLDSVYRNVQNTYTLTRYFNGVSMRGSVEGNSYVGGIVGKMNFGYRYSSASSDSYYKSEIDSCHHTDGDVAGLNYIGGLAGYIKGPVLNSSFEGNVNGLGNYVGGLVGVGTDIRKSYVKGSVESDSSYVGGVAGKATGVDSAYHIGGDVGGFRYVGGLAGSTTSDVLNSYSEGNVKGKGNYVGGLVGVGTDIRKSYVKGSVESDSSYVGGVAGRATGVDSAYHIEGDVSGFRYVGGLAGSTTSDVLNSYSEGNVKGKGNYVGGLVGYGKIIKKSHAKGSVIGQNNYVGGITGYSTGTIDEVQQIDGNVSGLSYVGGLVGYTTANLSNSIAAGSVTGVGDYVGGLIGLYYSRHASSSAQTWNVVSNSTYTGSVKGANYVGGLVGLDSVYRDVDNKVVLTRNFKSVHMQGSVEGLSYVGGIVGKMNYGYKYDSDSLSSYYKSEIDSCYHIDGDVIGTNYVGGLSGSIYGFLSNSYSEGNVRGDGNYVGGLVGYGKYKIRKSYVDGYVVGNSDYVGGLVGYMGGQVNHTDYGVDSSYHIGGNVSGRDYIGGLVGYASSNVYKSRSEGDVRGTGKYVGGLVGFGENEMRVRSCDAVGSVSSDSSYVGGLIGYTTGTIYLSSHIGGSVSGHDYVGGLTGCLMSDVSNSNSEGDVVATGNYVGGLVGYMAGDVSDSHSEGNVSAIGNYVGGLVGMYYRECKSTNQSIWNIASNSHSSGNVKGGNYVGGLIGLDSIYFSSNQTYYSGTLTRKVNNAVLQGSVEGKKYVGGIVGKMNYGYRNSSFSSPSYYKSELNSCEHTHGDVVGLSYVGGLVGYTYGSISDSHSDGNVVGDSNYIGGLAGAIAGRLVFSYHTGEKVIGRDFVGGVAGSANVIRNSYAIMPFVMGRNNVGGLSGYATDSVYASYFEGDTVMGTFEVGGLVGKTLSAVVRSYSTTNVKGDDNVGGLVGSADWHISDSYALGNVVGDIDHSSTGNDNLGGLVGYQYAGSISNSMALGNVSGTTKLGGLVGRFDGKSISKSYANGDVTGDYYGNPADEMGNYYIGGLVGYAKGTFTETYASGAVRGIKEDPVYTGCIVGYVNGSLSITNSYYDKTKCDLGADGGENAASISGVVGKTTAEMYNQSTFENWDFVDTWKMMSQSYPFLQIYANSLVNAVVTTESLDGFVYDGLPKTPQVTMVSLFGGILTQGVDYSVNYVNNSESGSANISVCGHYPYGGCKNIPFEIAPLVIEPSIATIENVVYTGYPLTPKVSVNNGENILAITDYTVEYKDNINAGKAMAFVHLKGNYSGSGSQTFTIEKATPVINQMPMASDIPAGQQLGSSELLGGAANVEGVFIWETPQMTPLSENDGYVVAFVPIDTVDYNSVEFVVPLIVRDAASVVVRVNGAVLDSMVVIKGGSYTLPVLPDSIGYSFVGFYNGDLKVGDSGDEIIVNENTVVEAVYEIKTFVVRFVNNDMELQSEELSYGTLPTYKGSEPVKMATAQYTYIFKGWDPAISSVAEPAIYMAVFDSVVNKYEVLFKDYDGSILKDAVQYDYGTSSASIVKPINPTRQETAKYTYTFKRWNPTLADVTGNTVYTAEYDSTIRDYQVVFVNGNEELQSETVAYGEIPTYNGVEPSKPETAQHAYIFKDWAPVITPVTGNVTYTAVYDSIINKYDVMFMDYKGMVLSHSTYAYGTDASQIAKPDNPKRDTTAKYIYTFKGWTPSVTSVTDNATYTAVFDSTLRKYSVSFVSDGSVLETVDVVYGETPKYSGETPTKPSSKSYSYEFAGWSPKLGPVEKDLIYTAVFDSTVITGIADVHFANQGLSVKAVNRNIQISTATIGSAYVIFDMQGRVLRKGRVDSVNFNIVMPIAGNYLVKIGNQLRHISVK, encoded by the coding sequence ATGGTTGAAATTCTAAAAAAAACAATAGCGTTTTTTTATAGCTTTGTCGCGATGGCCTTGGCTGCACCCCACATTTGGGATGGATCCGCAGATGTGTCTTGGTATGAAGACGGAGCCCAAACATATAATCTGACAACTCCAGAGCAATTGGCAGGGCTGGCAAAGTTAGTAAATAACGGAACATCTGATTTTTCCGGAAAAACAATTTCTCTAGGTGCAAACATATTCTTGAATGATACAGTAGGAGCTGGCATTGAAACTTGGTATGAAAATGCGCATAGAAATTGGGTTCCCATTGGAACGATAAATCACCCGTTTAAGGGAGAATTCGACGGACTTGCAGGAAAAAACAACCATAAGATTTATGGGCTTTATATAAAATCAACGTCTTATCATGTGGGGCTTTTCGGTTATACAAGTGTTGCAAAAATCAGCAATATAGACATTTTAATTGGAAATATTTCGTCTGAAGACGACGATGTTGGAACTTGTGTTGGATACGCATTGATGGGATCGATTACAAATGTACATGCCGAAGGAATTAAGGTTAGAGGTGTCGATTATGTGGGAGGACTGACTGGAGATTTTAGTGGAAAAATCAAGAACAGTTCTTTTGTAGGAAATGTGACTGGACGCAATAACATTGGAGGAATTGCTGGCCGAGCTGTCAGACCTATATCAAAATGTTATTCTAGCGGAATTATAGATGGCGAGGGCAATTATGTTGGCGGGATAGCAGGAAGTGCTGCAGGAATAGATTCTGTTTATCATACAGACGGGATTGTGCGTGGGCAACGTTATGTCGGTGGGTTGGTGGGAAATAGCAGTGGGTCTGTTTTGAATTCTTATTCAAAAGGGAATATTCTCGGAACAGGGGAATATGTTGGTGGCTTGGCGGGCTATGTGAACGGAAATGTTTCAAATTCTCATTCGGAAGGTAATGTAGCAGGCTTGGGTAATTATGTTGGTGGATTAGTTGGCTTATTGTATATTTCTTATAGTAATTCTCAATCTGTTTCATGGGATATTGCTAGAGATTCGTATTCAATCGGAAACGTAAAGGGCGAAAATTATGTTGGTGGGCTTATTGGATTAGATTCTGTTTATCGAAACGCCAGGAACGATTATGCGCTAACGAGAAAAATTAATGGCGTGAGTGTTATGGGAACCATAGAGGGGAAAAATTATGTTGGAGGAATTGTGGGCAAAATGAGCTATGGCTATAGTGATAGTTCTTTTTCTTCTAATTTTTATTCAGAAATAGATTCGTGCCATCATGCTAATGGTGAAGTTGTTGGAGTAGGTTACGTTGGCGGTTTGCTGGGTTATACTTATGGTTCTATATCAAATTCATACTCTGAAGGAAATGTGAAGGGACTAAGCAATTATGTAGGAGGGCTTATTGGATATGGAACGGATGTCCAAAAGAGCTATGTGGAGGGTTCCGTAGAGAGCGATTCTAGTTATGTTGGAGGAATTACTGGTTATGCGTCCGGGACAATCGATTCTAGCTCTCATATAGGAGGACCCGTTAAAGGATTTGGTTTTGTTGGAGGCTTAACGGGTTCAGCAAAAACCATTTTAAACAGTTTTTCTGAAGGAAACGTGTTTGGGAGAGGGGATTATGTAGGGGGGCTTGTTGGATTTGTAGAAGGCATTCAGAAAAGTTATGTAAAAGGGGCCGTTGAAAGCGATTCAAGTTATGTGGGCGGACTTGCAGGTTATGTGACAGGGACAAATGATTCTAATTATCATATAGGTGGAAATGTTAGAGGTTTTAGCTATGTTGGCGGATTACTTGGTTATGCAACAAATGGCGTTTTTAATTCTCATTCAGAAGGTAATGTAACGGGATTGGGTAATTATGTTGGCGGATTACTTGGTTATGTCGCAAGCGACGTTTTTAATTCTCATTCAGAAGGTAATGTAACTGGGTTGGGTAATTATGTTGGAGGCTTAATTGGGTTGCACTATTGCCTTTACGAAGGTTTCGAACCACAAACATGGCGTATTGCTCCAAATTCGTATTCTGTTGGAAATGTAAAAGGTGGCGATTATGTCGGGGGACTTATTGGATTAGATTCTGTTTACCGTAATGTCCAAAATACATACACGTTGACAAGATATTTTAATGGAGTAAGCATGCGAGGATCCGTTGAAGGAAATTCATATGTTGGCGGAATTGTGGGCAAAATGAATTTTGGTTATCGATATAGTTCTGCGTCTTCGGACTCTTATTATAAATCAGAAATTGATTCGTGCCATCATACCGATGGTGATGTGGCTGGATTGAATTATATTGGAGGGTTGGCTGGTTATATTAAAGGCCCTGTGTTAAATTCATCTTTTGAAGGGAATGTGAATGGTTTGGGAAATTATGTAGGTGGACTTGTTGGAGTTGGGACTGATATTCGAAAGAGTTATGTGAAAGGTTCTGTTGAAAGTGATTCTAGTTACGTTGGTGGAGTTGCGGGAAAAGCGACAGGAGTTGATTCTGCTTATCATATAGGAGGCGATGTTGGTGGCTTTAGGTATGTTGGTGGATTGGCTGGTTCTACGACTAGCGATGTTTTGAATTCTTATTCTGAAGGAAATGTAAAAGGAAAAGGAAATTATGTAGGTGGACTTGTTGGAGTTGGGACTGATATTCGAAAGAGTTATGTGAAAGGTTCTGTTGAAAGTGATTCTAGTTACGTTGGCGGAGTTGCGGGAAGAGCGACAGGAGTTGATTCCGCTTATCATATAGAAGGCGATGTTAGTGGCTTTAGATATGTTGGTGGATTGGCTGGTTCTACGACTAGTGATGTTTTGAATTCTTATTCTGAAGGAAATGTAAAAGGAAAAGGGAATTATGTAGGTGGGCTTGTCGGATATGGAAAGATCATAAAAAAAAGTCATGCGAAAGGTTCTGTAATCGGGCAAAACAACTATGTTGGAGGAATTACGGGCTATTCGACAGGAACGATTGATGAAGTTCAACAAATAGATGGTAACGTTAGTGGATTGAGCTATGTTGGCGGCTTGGTTGGGTATACGACTGCTAATTTGTCTAATTCAATTGCTGCAGGGAGTGTAACGGGTGTCGGAGATTATGTAGGAGGATTAATTGGGTTGTATTATTCTCGTCATGCAAGCTCTTCTGCACAAACATGGAATGTTGTATCAAATTCAACTTATACAGGAAGCGTAAAGGGGGCTAATTATGTTGGTGGACTTGTTGGATTGGATTCCGTTTATCGCGATGTCGATAATAAAGTCGTTTTAACTAGGAATTTTAAAAGTGTTCATATGCAAGGATCTGTTGAAGGTCTATCCTATGTTGGTGGAATTGTAGGTAAAATGAACTACGGCTATAAGTACGATTCAGATTCGTTAAGTTCATATTATAAGTCAGAAATTGATTCGTGTTATCATATTGATGGGGATGTAATTGGGACAAATTATGTGGGCGGTTTATCAGGATCTATTTACGGATTTTTGTCAAATTCTTATTCTGAAGGAAATGTGAGGGGTGATGGCAATTATGTTGGCGGACTTGTTGGGTATGGAAAATACAAAATAAGAAAAAGCTATGTTGATGGATACGTTGTCGGAAATTCTGATTATGTAGGTGGCTTGGTTGGATATATGGGTGGGCAGGTAAATCACACTGATTATGGTGTTGACTCCTCTTATCATATTGGAGGTAATGTGAGTGGTCGCGATTACATTGGCGGTTTGGTTGGTTATGCGTCTAGTAATGTGTACAAATCTCGTTCTGAAGGAGATGTAAGGGGTACTGGAAAATATGTTGGTGGGCTTGTTGGATTTGGTGAAAATGAAATGAGAGTGCGTTCATGTGATGCTGTGGGCTCTGTTTCAAGTGATTCTAGTTATGTTGGTGGTTTAATTGGCTATACGACAGGAACTATTTATTTATCTAGTCATATAGGAGGAAGTGTAAGTGGACATGATTATGTTGGTGGCTTAACGGGATGCTTAATGAGTGATGTGTCAAATTCTAATTCCGAAGGAGATGTGGTCGCCACAGGAAATTATGTCGGTGGATTAGTTGGGTATATGGCAGGTGATGTATCAGATTCTCACTCAGAGGGGAATGTTTCTGCTATAGGAAATTATGTTGGTGGTTTAGTTGGTATGTATTATCGCGAATGTAAGTCAACTAACCAGTCAATATGGAATATTGCGTCAAATTCACATTCTAGCGGAAATGTAAAAGGTGGTAACTATGTCGGTGGTCTCATTGGATTGGATTCTATTTATTTCTCTTCTAACCAGACATATTATAGCGGAACGTTAACAAGAAAAGTAAACAATGCGGTACTTCAAGGTTCTGTGGAAGGAAAAAAATATGTTGGAGGAATTGTTGGTAAAATGAATTATGGTTACCGGAATTCTTCCTTCTCCTCACCATCTTATTACAAATCAGAACTTAATTCATGCGAGCATACACATGGAGATGTGGTAGGATTGAGTTATGTGGGCGGTTTGGTGGGCTATACTTATGGCTCTATATCGGATTCACATTCAGATGGAAATGTGGTTGGTGACTCTAATTATATCGGTGGTTTAGCAGGAGCTATAGCGGGAAGACTTGTTTTTTCCTACCATACTGGAGAAAAGGTGATTGGACGTGATTTCGTTGGTGGTGTGGCAGGTTCTGCGAACGTGATTCGAAATAGTTATGCGATTATGCCTTTTGTTATGGGACGTAATAATGTTGGAGGTTTGTCTGGATATGCAACCGATTCTGTTTATGCATCATATTTTGAAGGCGACACCGTCATGGGAACTTTTGAAGTTGGCGGTCTTGTTGGAAAAACTCTATCGGCTGTTGTTCGTTCGTATTCAACAACAAATGTCAAAGGTGATGACAATGTAGGTGGACTTGTTGGTAGCGCTGATTGGCATATATCTGATTCATATGCGTTAGGAAATGTTGTTGGTGATATTGACCATTCATCGACTGGTAATGATAATTTGGGGGGACTTGTAGGCTATCAATATGCTGGATCAATAAGCAACTCTATGGCACTCGGTAATGTTTCTGGTACTACCAAATTGGGTGGGCTTGTTGGTCGCTTTGATGGAAAAAGTATATCGAAATCTTATGCAAATGGTGATGTGACTGGCGATTATTATGGAAATCCTGCTGACGAAATGGGCAATTATTATATAGGTGGTTTGGTTGGCTACGCAAAGGGGACCTTTACAGAAACGTATGCAAGTGGGGCTGTGCGGGGAATTAAAGAGGATCCTGTTTATACGGGTTGCATTGTTGGATATGTGAATGGTTCTTTGAGTATCACAAATTCATATTATGATAAAACTAAATGTGATTTGGGTGCAGATGGTGGGGAAAATGCAGCTTCCATTTCTGGGGTCGTTGGAAAAACAACTGCAGAAATGTACAATCAATCTACTTTTGAAAACTGGGATTTTGTTGATACGTGGAAAATGATGAGTCAATCGTATCCTTTTTTACAAATATATGCTAATTCCTTGGTCAATGCTGTCGTGACAACGGAATCGCTAGATGGATTTGTCTATGATGGTCTGCCCAAGACTCCTCAGGTGACAATGGTGAGTCTTTTTGGGGGAATTTTGACGCAAGGAGTTGATTATTCCGTTAATTATGTTAACAATAGCGAATCGGGCTCTGCAAATATAAGTGTATGCGGCCATTACCCATATGGAGGCTGTAAAAATATTCCATTTGAAATCGCCCCCCTTGTGATTGAACCGTCTATCGCCACTATTGAAAATGTTGTTTATACCGGGTATCCCTTGACCCCTAAAGTTTCTGTCAATAATGGCGAAAATATTCTTGCAATAACCGATTACACTGTTGAATACAAAGATAATATAAATGCCGGAAAAGCGATGGCATTCGTACATTTGAAGGGGAATTATAGTGGCTCGGGATCCCAAACATTTACAATAGAAAAAGCAACGCCTGTTATTAATCAAATGCCAATGGCAAGCGATATTCCTGCTGGACAACAACTTGGTTCGTCAGAATTATTAGGGGGTGCCGCTAATGTTGAAGGTGTTTTCATATGGGAAACTCCTCAAATGACGCCTTTATCTGAAAATGACGGCTATGTTGTGGCGTTTGTGCCTATTGATACCGTTGATTATAATTCGGTTGAATTTGTGGTGCCGCTTATTGTCCGTGATGCAGCAAGCGTTGTTGTTCGCGTGAATGGTGCAGTTCTTGATAGCATGGTTGTTATAAAGGGGGGTAGTTACACATTGCCTGTGCTTCCTGATAGCATAGGTTATTCATTTGTAGGATTTTATAATGGTGATTTAAAAGTCGGCGATTCAGGAGACGAAATCATCGTGAATGAAAACACGGTTGTTGAGGCCGTTTATGAGATAAAAACTTTTGTTGTGAGATTTGTAAATAATGACATGGAATTACAATCTGAAGAATTGTCATATGGAACGCTCCCTACATATAAGGGTAGTGAACCTGTAAAGATGGCAACGGCGCAATATACCTACATATTCAAAGGTTGGGATCCTGCTATTTCATCTGTTGCAGAACCTGCGATTTATATGGCTGTATTTGATAGCGTCGTAAATAAGTATGAAGTACTTTTCAAGGATTACGATGGCTCAATTTTGAAAGATGCTGTTCAATATGATTATGGAACATCTTCGGCAAGTATTGTTAAACCGATAAATCCGACAAGACAAGAAACAGCAAAATACACCTACACATTTAAGAGATGGAACCCAACTCTTGCAGATGTAACGGGAAATACCGTTTACACCGCCGAATATGACAGCACTATTCGAGATTATCAGGTTGTCTTTGTCAATGGCAATGAAGAACTTCAATCGGAAACTGTTGCATATGGAGAAATTCCTACGTATAATGGCGTAGAACCATCTAAACCGGAAACAGCTCAGCATGCTTACATATTCAAGGACTGGGCTCCTGTAATTACGCCGGTGACGGGTAATGTGACCTATACCGCTGTTTATGATTCCATTATTAATAAGTATGACGTGATGTTTATGGATTATAAGGGAATGGTGCTATCACATTCGACTTATGCTTATGGTACGGATGCTTCGCAGATTGCGAAACCCGACAACCCAAAGAGAGATACGACTGCTAAGTATATTTACACGTTTAAGGGATGGACTCCGTCGGTTACATCGGTAACGGATAATGCTACCTACACAGCCGTGTTCGACAGCACGCTTAGAAAATATAGCGTATCCTTTGTATCAGACGGGTCCGTTTTGGAAACAGTCGATGTTGTTTACGGAGAAACTCCCAAATATTCAGGTGAAACGCCTACAAAGCCTTCGAGTAAATCCTATTCTTATGAATTTGCTGGATGGTCACCGAAACTTGGTCCGGTCGAAAAAGATTTGATATACACTGCGGTTTTCGATAGCACTGTGATAACTGGGATTGCTGATGTGCACTTTGCCAATCAGGGACTGTCTGTGAAGGCCGTGAATCGAAACATCCAAATTTCGACTGCGACAATCGGTTCTGCATACGTGATTTTTGATATGCAGGGGCGGGTGCTGCGAAAAGGACGTGTTGATTCGGTAAACTTTAATATTGTGATGCCGATTGCGGGTAATTACTTGGTAAAGATCGGAAATCAGTTGCGGCATATCAGCGTAAAATAA
- a CDS encoding metal-dependent transcriptional regulator, whose product MDHTKLTQSLEDYLEMVHMLRLANGLARVKDIAAALGVKMPSVAKAMVELKKMGLVRQEPYSGVELTEEGERVAAMILNRHILLKGFLIKLGVSEAIADKDACSMEHILSAETLGKIEDFVKPTDAISSAKKLKPAAKNGKKAGE is encoded by the coding sequence ATGGACCATACAAAACTGACTCAAAGCTTAGAAGACTACTTGGAAATGGTGCACATGCTGCGCCTGGCGAACGGGCTTGCCCGCGTCAAGGATATTGCCGCGGCTCTCGGCGTGAAAATGCCGTCGGTTGCAAAGGCCATGGTGGAACTCAAGAAGATGGGCCTTGTGAGGCAGGAACCTTACAGCGGCGTGGAACTCACCGAAGAGGGCGAACGCGTTGCCGCCATGATTTTAAACCGTCATATTCTTCTGAAGGGTTTCCTGATTAAGTTAGGCGTGTCCGAAGCGATTGCCGACAAGGATGCTTGCAGCATGGAGCACATTCTTTCGGCAGAAACTCTCGGTAAGATTGAAGATTTTGTGAAGCCGACGGACGCGATTTCGTCGGCTAAAAAATTAAAACCCGCCGCGAAAAACGGCAAAAAAGCAGGTGAATAG